A genomic window from Artemia franciscana chromosome 14, ASM3288406v1, whole genome shotgun sequence includes:
- the LOC136035558 gene encoding translation initiation factor eIF2 assembly protein-like — protein sequence MKSEDVLMCSISKWYKQFKKNTFQTYFVKLCPDFIDYLNEDCVLIPDFEEVPSLPLFHQQMYLEIKEGLRKLCNVSFIKLNWSAPTDARWLLLNQNMQCTSVEDVYLLLKSSDRTAHDLSQPFKDCLSPISISDVEYVLALRKWEDICSSWEFRCFVRDRHLVGISQRDISASWPYLRQEEETIVSSIVSFFKEKIQNFFPLTNFVFDVVRYNKEKIKIVDFNPFGITTDGLLFTWEELSESENLDVMPQDISVVANYFCWTNGEDGSVVFRYLKDSARIQSTSHRLNCYPIDMVLNPKDFAKSANISTELKDSDDEDGEGERDHFKNSDVCS from the exons ATGAAATCCGAGGATGTTCTAATGTGTTCAATTTCCAAATGGTACAAGCAGTTCAAGAAAAATACATTCCAAACATATTTTGTAAAGTTATGCCCAGATTTCATTGATTACTTAAATGAGGACTGCGTCCTAATACCAGATTTTGAAGAGGTACCATCTCTCCCTTTATTCCATCAACAGATGTATCTGGAAATAAAAGAAGGTTTGAGAAAACTGTGTAATGTCTCATTTATCAAGTTGAACTGGAGTGCGCCCAcg GATGCCAGATGGTTATTACTGAATCAGAATATGCAGTGTACTTCTGTTGAAGATGTTTATCTCCTTTTAAAGTCATCTGATAGGACTGCTCATGACCTCAGTCAACCTTTTAAG gACTGTTTATCACCAATTAGTATATCAGATGTTGAGTATGTACTGGCTCTCAGAAAATGGGAAGATATATGCAGTAGCTGGGAGTTCCGATGCTTTGTAAGGGATCGTCATTTAGTTG GAATTAGTCAACGGGATATTTCTGCTAGCTGGCCGTATTTGagacaagaagaagaaacaatTGTATCGAGTATTGTTagtttcttcaaagaaaaaattcaaaatttcttccCTTTGACTAACT ttgtcTTTGATGTCGTCAGATATAACAAGgagaaaatcaaaattgttGACTTCAATCCATTTGGAATAACAACTGATGGTCTGTTATTTACTTGGGAAGAGCTATCAGAATCTGAAAATTTGGATGTCATGCCCCAAGATATCTCTGTCGTAGCAAATTATTTCTGCTGGACTAATGGAGAAGATGGCTCTGTAGTATTTAGATATTTAAAGGATTCCGCAAGAATACAGAGCACTAGTCATCGATTGAACTGCTACCCAATTGATATGGTCCTAAACCCTAAAGATTTTGCTAAAAGTGcg AACATAAGTACAGAGCTAAAGGACTCTGATGATGAAGATGGTGAAGGTGAACGCGACcactttaaaaattcagatgtttGTTCCTAA